The Paramisgurnus dabryanus chromosome 3, PD_genome_1.1, whole genome shotgun sequence genome includes a window with the following:
- the foxd7 gene encoding forkhead box D7, translating to MTLDTDLMDDLVVDVVGEGGKESGDERLSSSALSASDQILDSSTSLSENRSSKEDEDHVSPSFCPATTSKSTSVKPPYSYIALITMAILQSPKKRLTLSEICDFISHRFAYYREKFPAWQNSIRHNLSLNDCFVKMPREPGNPGKGNYWTLDPNSSDMFENGSFLRRRKRFKRQHFKFGFKDQALQSGGFPNLAYGAYGLSASCAHLPGLDIYPFGFHQPVSVPPVGSILPALSTLLSRNKSFPHCQTAALEPVAPGIACPMPPTSHYASSALFNPVGFPRVLGFQYEYQKLQNLHSHVDLTTKHRHLASVSD from the coding sequence ATGACCCTGGACACTGATTTAATGGATGACCTCGTTGTCGACGTGGTGGGTGAAGGTGGCAAGGAATCTGGAGATGAACGGCTTTCGTCCTCAGCGCTTTCTGCATCTGATCAGATACTTGACAGCTCAACATCTCTGTCTGAAAATCGGTCCAGCAAGGAAGATGAGGACCACGTATCCCCTTCTTTTTGTCCAGCAACCACGAGCAAGAGCACGTCGGTGAAGCCTCCCTATTCTTACATCGCCTTGATCACCATGGCCATTCTCCAGAGCCCGAAAAAGCGACTCACCCTTAGCGAGATCTGCGACTTTATCAGCCACCGGTTCGCGTACTACCGGGAGAAATTCCCAGCTTGGCAGAACTCAATCCGACACAACCTTTCCCTTAACGACTGCTTCGTCAAAATGCCACGGGAGCCAGGTAACCCGGGTAAAGGGAACTATTGGACTCTGGATCCCAATTCTTCAGACATGTTTGAAAACGGGAGTTTTCTCAGGAGGAGGAAGAGATTTAAACGACAGCACTTCAAATTCGGCTTTAAGGATCAAGCGCTGCAGTCGGGTGGCTTTCCAAATCTCGCGTACGGCGCGTACGGACTCAGCGCGTCCTGCGCGCACTTGCCGGGTTTGGATATCTACCCGTTTGGCTTTCACCAGCCTGTCAGTGTCCCACCTGTCGGCAGCATTTTACCTGCTCTGTCCACGCTGTTGTCACGGAACAAGTCTTTCCCGCATTGCCAAACAGCGGCCCTGGAGCCTGTCGCCCCTGGCATCGCCTGCCCAATGCCTCCGACCTCCCATTACGCATCTTCGGCACTGTTCAATCCGGTGGGCTTTCCTCGGGTCCTCGGTTTTCAATACGAGTACCAAAAACTGCAGAATCTGCACAGCCACGTGGATTTGACCACTAAACACAGACACTTGGCTAGCGTCAGTGACTAG